TGGAAAAAGCATGGCCTTGGGTATCAGATAGACTTGGTGTAGTaagctgaataatggccccccaaagatgtccaggTCCTGTTCCCCAGAACCAGTGAATATGTTACCTTCCATGGCAAAGGGAcgttgcaggtgtgattaaggaccttgagatgaggcaattatcctggattgtccaggtgggcccagtgtaatcacaagggtccttatgagAGGGAAGCCACAGGGTCATAGAGAAGATGTGATAAACTGAAGCAGAATGAAGAGAGAAGTGAGAGATTTCAAGATGCTAtactgctgactttgaagatggaggaaggggccacagccAGGGAATGCAGGTAGCctccagaaactggaaaaagcGAGGAAACGGActctcccctagaacctccaaaAGGAACCAGCCCAATGAGACTGATTTTGGGCTTCTCACCTGTAgaattataagataataaatttgtgttgttttaagccattaaatttgcagtaatttgttacagcagcaataagaaactaagaTACTTGGGTTTTAATCCCAGCTCTTACCCtccctgcctcagtctcctcattcataaaatgggagGAAAGGGGATTTGGCCTAGTGATGGACAAGGGCCTCTCTGGCTCTCTTTGGCCCCAGGCTGTCAGGATGACAAACGACCACCAGCATGCTCCCACCCACCTTGGCCTGCACAGCCCTGACCTATGTCTCCTACCCAGAAGGGTGGTCAGATGTGACCTGGACTAGTTACCTAAACTTGCTGAGGTTCAGGATCAGATGAACTAACATGTGTGAAGGAGTAGCATCCCCACCACTGGGCCTAAAAAAATGACTAACCTAGACCAGCCTCCAGAGGGAGAGTTGCTACTCACTGGGAGACCCATTTCCAAGTAGCACTCCCATGAGGAAGTAAGTTCCCATCCAGAGGGGTAGGAACCGCCCTGGCCACAGAGCTCAGAAAAGattgcagggggcaggggagtcAGGGGCAGGAAGCAAACAGACCCCAGGTGTGGTGCGCCCAGGTCTGAGGCCATGCTCCAAGGCCAAGCACCAGGCAGATGCCCTTCCTGATGATTGGAGGGGCAGGAGGCCAGCAGAGTCTCACAGAAAGCAAAGGATGGTCAAGAACCAAGTCTTCCTGGGCTGTGTTACTACAAGGTCACAGCCAgctcctgcacacacacacacacacacacaccccaactgGGCTCTCCAGACTGTGAGCCACCAAGGGCAGGTGCTTTGTCTCATTTGCCTCTGAAGTCCCCGGGCTGGTGTGGAACGGGCCAGGCCACCTGCTCAAGGACGACACTGCCGCAAGCACCATATGAGAACATTGAAAGGACCCAGGTCCAAGAAGTTGGGAAACAGAGCACAGGTTGCCCCCTCCTAGAAACTCACACCCCCAGTGAGCTCCCACATGAGAGGTCCTAAAGCCAAGAAGCCTAGAGACCTTACTTAATCCAGTGGTTCCCAATGCATTTGGCCATAGGAAATCTTCACTCACGTAAGACTGATTAAAGCCCCAAACAAGTGCTCCTCGCTGGAGcacactttgagaaatgctgaCCCACATGGAACGAGTGAGTCACtgagtggctgaatgaatgagtgaatcatCACTGAATTAAGTTGTGGGtgaatggaaggaagggagaatgggagagagggagagagggagggagcagtggagggagggaaggcttGATGGGAGAGTGCATAGGTGATTGTACCCATCTCAATTCCTCCAAAAGCTGTCCCTGACTCAAGATCTAGGTATAAATAGTTTAtgtgggaggtgatcccaggaagcacagtgaagGAGTCAGGTATTaagatggggagggagaagagtcaaCACAGATGCATCAATGAGCAGGTTATTGCTGTGGGCAACCGGGGCGATCCACTGGGGACCCTCTAAAAGACAGAGTAGAACACACCTCAGAGCTGTCCCACCAAGGACAGGAAGCTGGGGTTTCTATCCACTGACGCTCCTTGGTTGGCTGAGGGTTGCCCCTGGGTGTTAATTCCCTGGCACTTGCAGCCCGCACACCAGCCAAAGGCGGCTCTCAAGCAGGAGGCGTCAGGAGCCTTCGCAGGTGACATCAGGGTGGGCTGAGGGTGCCGGGCAGCACGGGCTGCGACCGCTGCAGAGGGGGTGTGGAAGGATGCAGGCGCTGCTGTGCTTTCCCACTTGCTCTTGGGTCAAGGCGAGAACCCAGACTGACCTCGGCTCTGCTCCACTGGGAGGAGATGAACAGAGCCCCAGAGTGACAAGCTGTGGCAGGCCACACCGTGCACAGCTTTCTCTTTTGCTAACACAACTTCCTCCTCGGCTTCCTGATTGAGCTGTGGGGCGGGACAGAGGCAGGCcagcctgggcctggcctgggagGCCCACCGGACTCTTGTCCACATCCAGTCTCTCGGAGCCGCCATGAGCCGGCCCCGACCCCCAGGCCCAGAAGAGGATGCTCTTGAGACCCTCCTAGATGACCTCATCAGCTACTACCTggacagggcaggggagggccgGCTCGGGGTCTGCAGGCAAGCAGCTCTCACCTGCAGGGCCCAGCAGCTGCTGGTCACAGCTCTATCTGCCTGAGGATGTGGCCCCTGATCTGGGGACCACTCACTCCCAGGgggctcccagctctgcccagcacaTCTGCCACAAACTGGTGCGGGCACTGGAGTTCCTAGAGCTGATCTCCGTCAACCTACTCCTGTTTCCCTGGAGGAAGGAAATCAGGTCCCTGAAGGTAGGCACCGCCATATCCCGGAGAGAGGGGGTCTCAGGGAGGGAccagggctgtgcctctgggTCTCGGGGAGGGACAAGGGCTGTGCCTCTGGGTCTCAGGGAGGGaccagggctgtgcctctgagaggGGGAACAGTGTGTCGTCTGTCATGCCCACTGACtttggtcccattttacagatgtagaaactgagggcTAAAAGAGGTTAATGCAACTTACCTGCGGTCACCAGATAATAAGCAACCCAGACAGGACTCGAACTCAGGCAGTGCATCTCCTAACCACTAGGCTGTACTGCTTCTCTAAAGACACAGCACCAAGGAGCTCACAAGAAACAAGGGAAAGATTTTGGCTGTGGAAAGCCACTGGAAAGGTTTAATCTCTTCCAGCTCCAGGCCAGGATTATTGGGCTGGAAGCCAGGATACCAGCTGGCTCAGTCATTCTCCTGCTGTGTGACTTGAGACAAAAGTCCTGCCTCTGGCCTCAGTGTgcccttctataaaatgggacagGGGTGACATGACTGCGGGCCAGGTTTCCATTTGGCCCCATGCCCTGGCCCACCTGCTTCTCAGGAGCCTCTGTGCCCTGGACATCAGCCCTTGGTCCTGCCTGGCCCCTCTCTGCCACTCTGCTGAGACGTGTCCCCCTCTAACAAACAACCCTGTTTGTTCCAGACATACACAGGGAACTTCGTCTACTGGGTGCAGCCTGTGCTTTCTGAACACACACTGCAGACCATTCTGGGCAGGCTGGGCTACATGGCCACCTCCGAGGCCGAGTTTTCACTGGTCCAGGCCAGCAGCGAGGAGGACACCAAGCAGATGGTGTTTGAGATCTTCCTGACGAGAGTCATGTGTGAGGCCGTTCTCGGAACCTCAGGCAGGCAGCTCCTCGGGGCGGGCAGAGAGAAAGCGGACGGGCCCCACTGCAGGCCGAGCTCAGAGAGAGGGCTGCTGAAGACCCACAAGGGCCTGCAGGAGGCCCAGTCAAGCCGAGGCCCCCCAGCAGGGGCGAGGACTGAGAGGGCCCTGGCTGAAAGCCCTGATGGTCAGCGCTCTCTGCCTGTGGTCTTTAGCCTGCCTGAGATCTCAATAGCCCCCGGCAGCCCCCTCACTGGCCCCCTGGTCTCCTTGGGGCCCCAGCGCCACGCCAG
Above is a window of Phocoena sinus isolate mPhoSin1 chromosome 19, mPhoSin1.pri, whole genome shotgun sequence DNA encoding:
- the LOC116743669 gene encoding spermatogenesis-associated protein 2-like protein — encoded protein: MTSSATTWTGQGRAGSGSAGKQLSPAGPSSCWSQLYLPEDVAPDLGTTHSQGAPSSAQHICHKLVRALEFLELISVNLLLFPWRKEIRSLKTYTGNFVYWVQPVLSEHTLQTILGRLGYMATSEAEFSLVQASSEEDTKQMVFEIFLTRVMCEAVLGTSGRQLLGAGREKADGPHCRPSSERGLLKTHKGLQEAQSSRGPPAGARTERALAESPDGQRSLPVVFSLPEISIAPGSPLTGPLVSLGPQRHASTRSDSEEFLTCYSDLVLHQTPLFPRDHPLSSLKGKQLQSPGLGPSPPPGEATAPAGSSSEQPLVPSAAPERKGVTIPGQLCLVPGPQLSENALDPKPEAQLEVAAPGTKAAPPNASSEMDELCEYLAHLLRPPTPAGHPGGSPGPGVEENGQSEPLMRPEPAGEGGSPDGTITQFWRSPQAPSHVQEPPSAHYVPPEGMEVPAATRGYYTSNS